The genomic window CAGGAGGGCACGGACATTTCCCGGCTGTTCCGTGCTCAGGCAGgcgctgcagctctgctgcttcacTTGGAAGCTGACACAagctgggctctgtgccccTTTTAGAGAAAGCCCTGACCTAGATTTCACTGCCCACTGCAAAGCTCTCCCTGTCgctcctccctgcagctggaaAGGGCCCAGCCGAGCAGTCCTGGCTCATGCTTGTTAAGCTGGTGGCTATTAGCCCTGCAGGGTACAAGCCTGCTCAGGCTGATGGGACCCTGTCACGTTTTGCTTGCTGTTTCCCAGGCACAAGGCACCACTGGagctcactgctctgcaggaggCCACCCCGATGCTGCAGTGGCAGCTCTTGGCCCCACCTGCTCTCCCCATAGCCACatccccatccatccatccattaaTCCAACTACGAGTCCTTCCACCCGCCCATCCATCTGTCCCTGTGTCCATCTGCCCATCCATCCATGTGTTCTCCCACTCCTCTATCCACCCACAcaccaggagcagagcctgaCGCAGGTGCCACCAtgctgtccccgtgtccccactGCAGCTCCCTGGCAATCTGTCCCACTTGGCCTCCATTTTGGCCCCAGTCCTTCCTTGCTTGGCTATAAGCTGCTTGCTGTCCCCCATACCAGGCTGGCATTTACATGGCTGTATCACCCATGCGCCTAAAAAAGCCCCTGAATGCTTCAGGTGGGAGGGATCCGCTTCCTTCAGCCCGTCTTTGGCAGCTCTGGGGCCATGGGCTGGCAGTGACAGTGACATTCCTCTTTCCCAAACCAACCACTGTCCCCTGCATGCTGTGGGGCTTCGCCCTGCCGTCACCGTGTGCAGCCTTCCTCTTTTCTCAGCACCCGAAATAACCCCGGGGCCACAGCGGGGGGATGCCAGAGGTGACGCTTCCTCTTTCCGAAACATCActggggaagggatggagaCTCTCGAATAGGGTCTGGGGGATGCAGGCACAGCCGGATCCCAattttccctgctgtgctgggaaccCCCAGCTAGCAGCCAGGCTGTCCCACCGGATCCCCCTCGCTTCTGGACACTGAGCTTCTCCGTGCCCCAAACAGCTCCCAGAGTCCCAGGACCCCATAGCAGgagcccagggcagggctggaaACAGGTTTTagcttctctcttttctgctgGGGCTAGTTTCACACCTCCTCCTGGAAACAGAGCCTTAATTTCTGTCCCCTTGCCATGGCTCATGTGGCTGCCCTCAGCCCTGAAACAGCCCCGGGGCTGCATGGGGATTGCCTGAGCACCATGTCCCCACTACGGGTTTTCTCCCTTGTCCCCACCACATCACACTTTGAACCAGTTTACATCACTCCTCTCCACCCTCAGCACTGGGAATTCCCCTGACAGCATTTGGGGCAACACTGCAGTGGGGATTGCCCCTCTCCAGCTCTACAGAGTCAGCCCTGAAGTCTCCACTCCTATGGTCCCTCGTTCCACAATCCTTGAACACCCGCAGGGCTCTGCTCACCGTTGGCACCATGCACTGCCATGGGGCAGTGGGCACCTGAAGGATGGAATGCACTCCCATGGCTGCACTGCATGCCCAGGACCTCACAGTGCAGGGCATCATGgccatccctgcagcatcccattGGGACAATGGCTGGAAATCCActcctctgctcttctgcttcatttcccCTGCTCTGACCAGGGCTGTGTCCCATCCCACTCACCTCACCCTGGGGCCCATCCAGTACCATCTGCTGCCTGCAAACCCCCTGCTCCCTAAGCTGCTCTAATCCCCTGGATCCTATCTGTATCCTCATGAGAGTTGGCGGCCCCGGGCATCTCCCCCAGGGTTGTGGGGATGAGTACCCAGGGGTTTGGTGACATTGCCCTGCGAGTGGTGAGGGAGCAATGATGGAAAATGCAGAATGCAGGATTGATGCAAAATGTGGAATGGACGCATTTGGgttctgtttggttttccaagagaagaaaaagcagtaaaagGTGCAAAATGCCCCCCCAcccacttccctctccctgcccaaCCATGGGGTGAGCTGtgtgcccccagcagcaggacacgGCCCCCAGAATGTGgcttggcaagagaagaaaggggGCATGGGAGTggtgtggggccggggggggcttCCTggagggtgtggggtgggaggaagTGCTGCAGACAGCTGCGCAACATCTGGCAGCGCTGCAGCCCCCGGGACCCCAAGGCTGCCGAGTGGGCTTCCTGCCCCCCCACTGCCAGATGTGCCCCCCGCATCCCACCCTTCCCTCCAGGCCATGCCCCACACCTGCGTCCCACTCTGTCCCGCTGCTCCCAGGCCCTCGTGGCCCCGCAACGCCCATGGGAAAGGCGGCCCCATCACCTCCACCACCTCCGTCCTTCCATCCTGGAAAACCCACCCAAAGGGGCATGGCCCCAATTCAGAACCGGTTACGGCTGTGGGGTTTGGCCATGGCCCCATGCCTGGGATATGGGGTTTGGCCGTGGTATGGGGAGCGCAGAGTGCCAGCgctgcccaccagcagcccccggccccgcagtGTGTGGCTGGATGGTCCCTGACCCTGACCAGGGGTGCCTGACCCCGCAGAGTGCTGGGTgaggttggaaggaagggatgagcCCCAGGCAGCAAAAATAGCCTCTGTCCTACAGGATGGCTTCACGGGATTAAAAATAGCAGTGTTCCCAACAGAGGCGCTCAAGGGGACACGGACAGAGGGGACAATTGGCTTTAGGGTCCTTGGTGCCACCATGAGAGGGTGGTGCAGGATAAAATCCAAAGGAAAAGGGCCTGCGTccccagctgggagctgggaaagaccttgggggtggggctggggcacAGACACAGCCCCGAGCGCGGCGTGTTGGGATGCATAGGGGATGTGGTGCTCCCCCCGCACCCCCATgccccgcggggccgcgctccgGGCTCCCTGGGACCGGTGTCTGGGATCGCTCCCACGGCCAGGGAGCGGCGGAGGTGGCGGCTGAGCCTCCGGAGACAGGAAGTCAGCACTCGGGGTATgcggggacacggggacaggGGGACGTGGGGAAACAGGGgcatggggacacggggacgtGGGGACACGAGGGTAAAGGGTGCCCAAAGAGCCGCAGGGATGCCGGCCCGGTGGGACGTGGGTGACATCTGGAGCCCAGTTTGTCCTTTCGGGCGAACGCTGCGGGCCCCATCCTGTGCCAAAacccctcccagcagcacttgTCCCCATTTCCACTGCTCCCCTACGGGTGAGCTGCACGGCTCCTTCCAGTGCTGCAGGGGAAGTGGCACCGATGGCAGCAGCCggtgtccctgtgtccccacgTGCCATTGTCCCTTCCCCTGCCATGTCCCCAGCGCAGCACTGCATGGTCCGCCGTTTCCCCTcctgctctctcctctctgctcccctcccctcGGGGCCCGGGAGCCGCTTTTCTTTCTCTCCGTGTTTTCTTCCCACGTTTCCGCTCACCATGGCAGCGCTGCACTCTGCACAAGGTCTGCTCCGAGTGggacctcctcctcctcctcctgcagcagcagcagtcctggGGAGGGTGCAGGGGACAGGAGggacaggagctgcagcagtggcagcacttCAGCAGGACCCCTGCAAAGGATAAATCCCAGCTTCTTCCGTAAAAACCGGCTCAGAATCTGGGGCAGGCGTTTTGCTTCCATCCCATTACAGGAATGGGATGGGAACAGCCCCAcacacctcccagccccacgtGGGGCACGCAGAGGGACACTGGCACTTGGGACATCCCACATCTCCGAGCATCCCCGAGAGTGCGTGCATGGAACACGTGTGCTCACGGTATGTGCCTGCACCTGCACGTGTGTGCCAGCTCCGGGGGACACACAGTAGGGTCATGGGATGTGGACACGGGGTGGGGCCACGGCCATGGAGCGGGGACGGCTCTCCCTGGGCATTATCCAACCCCAGGCAGGCATTATCCAGCTGATCCCGCTCACAGTCCCTAAATCCCTTATGGGGGTTACaaccagcagctgccagccctgaCCCCAGGAGACCCTCCGTGCCCCCTCTGTGCCCACGCAGGGTGAGACTGGAGCCCCCCGCACCCTCACtccctcccctctgccttccctcAGCCCCACGGCCAGGAGATGAAAGCCGGGCCGGGGCGCGCTGCCCTCCCACATCCTTCCCTGCGAATTCCTCTCCCTCCTTCATCTCTCCGGGGGTGCCCGGCTGCTCTTATCGCCGCCGTGGAGAGGGCCGGAGGAGACCTTcgctttttcccctctgttaTAAATAGcatgagatttattttctggCAGCATGGAAAGCCCCCGGGGCGTAAGAGAGGAAGCAGACGGGCTGGGTGGGGGGCGGGCAGCGGGGGGGAGAGTGAAAAGGGCAGGAAATAACCCCCCGGCTGCAGCGGCCCCGCGGAGGGGAAAATGCTTCGATGCAAACAGAGTGTGGTTAATATGGAAACTCCCAGGGCAGAGCCGCGCTGCCCCCTGTCCTGCTGACCGACCCGCAGCCGCTTCCTGCCCCTGCCTGGACACCCACCCAGCACACACTCCCCAGCCGGGGGGGGTGAGCGTGTCCGGCCCCGCTTTATGGACCCCCTCAGCCCGCAGCCTTCCCCGCTGGGCAGTTCCTTGGGCTTGTCCATGACCCCCACTCGGTGGCCGAGCGCTGTCTGTGTTAATCACAGCGGCCCGCTCCATAAATCACTGCGGCTCACACCCAGAAGATGCTCTCCGTGACCCCAACctcccccactgtccccccgCCCAGCCCTGTGGATGTCCCCATGCCACCCCCTGCACCCTCCCGTGGGACACCCAGCGCCCCGCACCCCTCCCTTGGTGTCACATCCCActgcccccggccgcccccggTGACCTCCCTGTGCcgtggggggaggtgggggggttgTTCCTATTTCCTGGGGACGTTTTGTCACAGACTTTCCCCCTTGCCCAGTCCCCACCTTATCAGCCCCGCGATGatttcctccctgcccacccACCTGCTTATTTTAgctgcttcttccttcctcccagctgctctccagcccctcTCCGTCCCCGCACCCCCTGgccctgtgcccccccagccccagcctgccCGCGGAGCCTCTATTTAAGGCACGATCCTTAAATTGAAGCCTGTAGCCGCTGTTCAAAGCTCCTTGGCTCTCCGTCCTGCTCCTGTCCTCTGCCTGAACTCTACTGCCAGCCCCGCTGCCTGTGCCCCCCCACAAATATTTGCTGGCTTTCTCCAAGGCAAAGCACTTGGCAGCGAACCCTCCTCTCATGAGTGACAGCCTCACACCCGGCGTCCCTGCATGCAGGGAGGGTCCTGGCATGGGGACATCCGCGGGGCCGGGAGGTGCTGGCAGTGATTTATGGCAGTCAGCGTCCCTGTGTCCTTCAGGAATGCATCCCCACAGTGATGTCCCCCGGGGGAGGACGcagcccccagtgctgctgcacagcgCTGCCACAGAACAGTGGGGACGTGGAGacgtggggacgtggggacacggggacagaGGGCCACGGGACGTGCTCCCCAGCAGCCTCACCCCATCCCAAGTTTGGAACACGGCAGTGCCGGCACACAGGGGACGCCTCTGCTGTCCCCACCCGGGCATGGTGCCGAGCTCAGTGCGCCTCGCACGGCCGCAGCGCAGGTCCCTGCGCCCTGACAGGGACGAGTGGCTCAGGCGCTGTTTCCAAGGTAACCCCGGATGAGTGCGGCCTCCGCATCCCTGCGTGCCCCCGCAGATGGAGGAGCCCCCGGgggcctggctgcagcagggctcagtgagggcagtggggctggaggcAGGGCTGGCTTGTGGGGACAGGAtagggatggggtgggatgggatggggatggggatggggatgggatggggatggggatgggatggggatgggatgggatgggatgggatgggatgggatgggatgggatgggatggggatggggatgggatgggatgggatgggatggggatggggatggggatggggatggggatgggatgggatggggatggggatgggatgggatgggatgggatgggatgggatggggatagtGATAAGAATGGGAATGGAGACAGGAATGCAGACAGGGATGGGAACAAGGATAGGAACAAGAATGGGGACAGTACTGAGTGTGAGGAGGAaggatggggaaggagagaggtgtGAGACATCCCTGCCCTCCTGTTCCCAGCCCAGCCGTCCCCTGGGCTTGGGTGTGTGCAGCACATCCCAGAGATGGGCCCCTGGGGACGTGGGGGAGCAGGTCAGGGTGTTCCGTCCTCCCATGGGCTGGACCTGGGGCACCTCCCATGGAGAACACCAGAAATAGGAGCTGTGGGTCCCCACCCAGCTGTGGGCATGGGGCCAGGGCTTCTCACCCCGGGGACGCCCATGTTGGAGCCCATCCCTGAGCCTCTCCTGTCCTGCAGAATGGggtgagctgtgctggtggctctCAGTCCGCCCTGCCATGGTGGCCCCAGCACAAAGCTGAGGGGCTGAGCCCAACCCCTGCCACCTAGACCTGGGGTCAGATCAGCCCTCCTTCTCCATCTGCTTTGCTGCACTCTTGCACACATGGAGAGCCCCTGGCCCACCGGCAGCAGCTATTTCTTATTATAATACGTTCCGGTCCATTGCCCACAAGATCTGCATCCCAGGGACCTATGTGACTAGGAATTAGATTCCTCTCTGTTAATGAGTTTATGCTGGTAAAGGCTCTGAAGATGTGAAGCTCTATGTAGGAGCTGAGCCTCATCTGTGTTATTGATCCCACTGCAACACAGATCTCCAGCGTAGAACCTTCCGAGCCCAGAGGAGGTGGTGGGGAAGGAGAAGTCCCCGTGGGGCGACATGTGGCCCCCACCCACCAACCTCTGCTTTAAGCAGCCACACCATTGCTCATTCAGTCTTATTATAGGGCTGGTATCTCTGAGCTCATGTAACAGGGCTGCTATGGCAAAAACCCCACAATAAGGAGTGGGGAAAAGGATTCGAGTCCCGCTCAGCTCCTAACAAACAGAGCTGTCATTCCTGCAAATAACGAGTGGTTAATTACAGCATCCGCCGGTGAGCGAAGATGGGATAAAATTGCTCCAGGTTTATTGTACTTGCCAAATCCCCCCTTTCAGCAAATAACTGCCATACTCTAACGAGGCTCCTTTaactaattaaattaatttattcttgGCCTTTCTGAAGACTTGTGCTGTACACACAGGGCATCATCAGGTGGTGATGCAATGGCTTTAGATGGAAACTGGCTCTTCCTCCCACCTCCGGGGATGCTGTGAGCATGGCACACCCTGCATGGAGCCTCCTGCTGCCCAGCGTGGGAAACTGGGAAGCAATTTGCGATGGGAGAATGATGGGATGAAGCCATGGAGGCCCCCAGGTTGTGGAGGTCTCCAAGCCATGAAGCTCCCCAAGCCACAGAGATCCCCTGGCCATGGAGGTCCCCAGCCAGAGAAATTTGGCAATTTCCCCAGTTGAGTGCTAGGTAACAATGGAACCATGTAAGTACCCAGGCCATGGAGGTCCCCAAGCCATCCTCAAGCCATGGAGGTCCCCTAGTTGTGGAGATCCTCAAACCTTGGAGGTCCCCATGCCCCAGAGGCCAGGGCCGTGGTGGTGCTGTGGGTCTGGCCACCATTCCCCCAcgcaggagctgcaggaagcagttGGAGCTTTTGTTTGGCTCTGCTGGCGGCAGCCGCGTTGGATGTCCTTGatgggctgtgcagccccatcccagccgTGGGTAACGAACCGCACCGGAGCCAAACCCAATGAGGCGGGCGTTGGGTGCTGGCGCTGCCTTGTGCGTGGGGAGGGAGGATTTCCTGCTGGCCCAGGGCACGCTGCCCCTTGGCCTCgacccctcccagccccacatttTCGGGAAACGCCTCCTGGCTGCCGCCCTGGTTTCCCACACCGGGGCAGccccccctcccagcagcactgcggTGGGATGATGGGAGCGCAGCTGGGGAGGGAGGCGGGGGAGAGGTGATGTGCTGAGACCAGAAGGTGGGAGGGTGGCCACGAGAAGGGCACCAAAGGGGCCGTCTTCCTGCTGCGCCCGTGGGAAGGCAGAGTTTGCCTGGCAGAGCACTGCTTCGTCCCTCCCTGCTCTTCTGGTGGGGAGGAAATGATGCTGCTTTCCCCGAATTCAGCCATCACCCACTCCCACCAAGGGGAGGAATCCTGCTGGGCCACGTCCTGATTGGTGTGGGACAGCATATGTTCCCTCTGAGCTTCACAGCATTGCCCTGAGCTTCCCCaaagggcagctgtgccacctaTGGCTGCAGATCTGGGGTCCTTCCAATGGATGCCACCATCCTCCCACGAAATCCTAATGCCCTTCCAATAGATCCCAAGATCCTCCCATGAAATCCTAATGCCCTTCCATTAAATTTTAGTGCCCTTCCATGAAATCCTAATGCCCTTCCAATAGATCCTGTCATCCTTCCCCAGTTCTCCCAGTGGCCCCGGTGGCTGTGGGAGGGGGACACAATGACCTGAcagctgcttcagaaaatgGCTTAAAAGATGCAGGTTATaaagtaaaaaagcaaaaagcaaagcctTGCTGTTGGTTCCTGTTTCGGGGTCTTCAACGGCTGAAGGTCCCCAAGCCCGGAGGATGCAATTTGGTGCAAGAGGGAAACATCCCCTCCATGCTGTGTGTGTACAGCGGTCAGGATGGGGCTGCCCAGCATCTGCTCAGAGTCTGGGGATTTTTGGTGGGGTTCCCATGGCTCCTTTCCCATGGATTTGCACTGGAGCCCAGCTGTACCCCGGCCAGGCACAGGATGAGGATGCAGCACAGGGGCActtccccatcccagccccactcaGAGCCACCTCTCAAGGTCACGGCGCTGGGCAGCGCTGGGCCCAATTCTGCGTGCTGGGGGAACTTCACTGCCCTGATTCCCATAAATAAAGCACACAGGGAACAGCCCCTTCTCTGTCCCAGTAATTCTGGACCCCAGAGGCCatgtgctgtgtgctcagcagattgccagctctgctcctctgctcagtGTGCTCGAAAGCCCTCAGTTCCCATCAAACACAAAGTGTGAATGCTTGGGGGACATTTCATGGAAAAATCAGCTGTCCGTCcatcccacagctgccccatcccGGTTCTGCCCCACCCCAGGGGTTCTCTTTGGATTTCCATCTGTGGTGTCCATGAAGAACCGCAGCATCCCGTGGCCAtgcagtgtgagcacagtgggggCACAGCGGCGGGGCACATCTCCCCCCACACACAAccccagccccaccagcccTACCCAGCGGTGCAGGGCCCCCATTTTCAAGTGACTCAGACTCACCCTTCCTTCCTCAGGAAAACCTGTGATCAGATAAAGCCATCAAACTATCTAGTACAAGTAAACAAGCTCGCATCTGCACGGATGCAGGCTATACCCCCTGTAATCCcaagcagagagcaggcagcacgccttccccctgccctTAGTGGGGCCAGCTGCAACCCTgagcatgcacacacacacgcagacATGTGCAAGGATGTGCAATGAACTCTCGTTGCATTTGCCCTTGCTGCAGGTTGGCAGGATCCAACTGCAGAATGGTTTCATCCTCCCCTGTGCTGCATGGAGAGATGCACGGTGCCCGCTGGggtcagcagggctgggcagaggagggagagggagggagagaaatgtttaaaaactgcAGCTGGTGACAGATGGGCACCTGCCCCCGCGGAGGTGACACACTGCCAGGCTGGGAAAGAGCAAGGAGGGGTGTGAATAGCTCTGAGAGCCAACCGGGAGCACTCGGCgggggctgctctccagcttgGGTTGGGGTGGGATGGCACAGGGAGGCAGGGGGCTGACAGTCCTAATGCAGCGACCCgctgtgcccagccctgctccttccccGTGGAAATGATCCTTCTTTCCTCTGGCACTGCTTTAGTggggaaaggaaagatgaagatgaagcacagttgcagctgtgcagtgggaatgcagagcagaggcacTGAGGCTGCTTGAAATGGGAAGGGTCGGGTGCTGGAGGGacttctgtggggctgctttgtgctgagaGCCATTggtgcagtgctcagagcagcaatgacagcaagTAGGTTAGGCTCAGAAAGCAGCCGTGGGCATTTTTGGAGGTGATTGGAATGACTGCATccacaggaaggaaaatgaggatgtctccagcactgccactctgctgctgtgaTCGTCCTCAGCCCCTACGATCCCAGCTTTGCAGTAGTAGTGCTTGTctccctgcctgtccccatctttatcccatccccatccccaccagaTTTCCCATCCAATGGTTGAAACTGGGTCAGACCCCACATTGTCACAGTGCATGGCCCCATAGGACCCATGGCAATGGGAGAGCTGCCTGGAGGTGCCGGGCGCTGCGCTCACCGTGATCTGGGAGTGCTGGACAGCACCAACAGCCTCCCAGTTGCCTCTGGTAGTACCCACTTGATGGACAGCCACATCACAGCTCCTGACAGGCAATTTAATGATTCAAAtattgtgaagaaaaagaaaaaaaaaaaaaaagcttcctatttacttaataacattttttgGACATTTTGCCCCAGTCCTCCTCATTCATTGCCCCACATTCTCCAGCCATGCCCAGAGCTCTGCGCTAACGGCAGCGAAATGTGGCATACCGTATTTAACCTAGATAAACCTCAAACGTGGCCTAAATTGTTAGGCGAGCCACCAATTGCCGGGCTAAACCCAAAACCACACTCCCCAACCCTTCacagttatatatatattttcactgTTGCTCTGCGCTTTCCAAGCGCAGCTCCATCGCATGCACTATTTATATCGTTTGCATGGAACAAAGGGCTCAGAGACAGACCTGCAATTTGTTTGGGTTCCAAGGGAAACAAAATCTTTGCAAGCAGAAGAATATACTTGAGACGAATCTCTCTTGAACACAGAGTAGTTTGAGATACTGCAGCAAAAAGGATTTAGCTTGAGAACCAAGGTGTGATCAGAGCGATGCCGACATGGGCACATCACCAGGGGACCGGGTCTCATGGCTGGCAGGAGTGGATCTGCTCATTGCCAAAGGGGCTGCTGGAGGTGTGAGATGCTGCAGACATCCAAATTCACTGCATCCTTTCTGCACGGTGCTGCTGGCATCAGACAGAAGCATGCTGCAAGCACCAGTGTGCAAAGAGGCGAAGCTGAGCCAAGAGTTGCGAAAGAAAAACTCCGATGGAAGAGCACGCTGCTTGCAAGCCATCCCAAAGCGCTGCTTGGCAAAGGGGAGATGCCCCAAATCAGCACCTGGCAAAGCAGGGAGAATGCAGAATGCAGCCAGAATCCACGTGCAGGCACTAGTCTGCCTGGGCTTCCTATGGAGGAAATGGGGATTGGGAACCAAAATGGCCTCTGGGATTCCCATGTGAAGAATGAGGACTGGAAACTGAAACGGCCTCCAGGCTTCccatggaggggatggggattGGGAGCCAGAACAGCCCCGGGGATTCCCACTG from Gallus gallus isolate bGalGal1 chromosome 20, bGalGal1.mat.broiler.GRCg7b, whole genome shotgun sequence includes these protein-coding regions:
- the LOC121107336 gene encoding cleavage and polyadenylation specificity factor subunit 6-like, with translation MVSGNVGRKHGEKEKRLPGPEGRGAERREQEGKRRTMQCCAGDMAGEGTMARGDTGTPAAAIGATSPAALEGAVQLTRRGAVEMGTSAAGRGFGTGWGPQRSPERTNWAPDVTHVPPGRHPCGSLGTLYPRVPTSPCPHAPVSPRPPVPVSPHTPSADFLSPEAQPPPPPLPGRGSDPRHRSQGARSAAPRGMGVRGEHHIPYASQHAALGAVSVPQPHPQGLSQLPAGDAGPFPLDFILHHPLMVAPRTLKPIVPSVRVPLSASVGNTAIFNPVKPSCRTEAIFAAWGSSLPSNLTQHSAGSGTPGQGQGPSSHTLRGRGLLVGSAGTLRSPYHGQTPYPRHGAMAKPHSRNRF